A stretch of Metabacillus sp. FJAT-52054 DNA encodes these proteins:
- a CDS encoding VanW family protein: MEVTKPEDLMTKETVLEAKDFSRKVELIDSRTNDVLYTYDSSNGDIDADSIADDLAKKIDQPMVPAKLGANGQFSAGQKRVVLDEEKTSGMLQNLSAYESRITLPIEESVPNVKAEDISGITNQVIGEYKTDFNPAVKGRVHNIKLSSNAINNIVLGPGDRFYYNLIVGERTEARGFQKALEIVNKEFVEGVGGGICQTSSTLYNAVENAGLEIIELHHHSKQVGYVPKDKDATVSWGGPDFKFENSKDFPVLIRSTVDEVNGAMTIQILSAVKMVKS; encoded by the coding sequence GTGGAAGTAACTAAGCCAGAAGATTTAATGACAAAAGAGACCGTTCTTGAAGCGAAAGATTTCAGCCGCAAAGTGGAGTTAATTGATTCCAGAACAAATGATGTTCTTTATACGTATGATTCCTCGAATGGTGATATAGATGCCGATTCAATCGCAGATGATCTAGCAAAGAAAATTGATCAGCCTATGGTGCCGGCAAAGTTAGGTGCTAACGGACAATTTTCAGCCGGGCAGAAAAGAGTGGTCCTGGATGAAGAAAAAACATCCGGCATGCTTCAAAATTTAAGTGCTTACGAAAGCCGAATTACGCTTCCGATTGAAGAAAGTGTACCGAATGTGAAAGCAGAAGACATCAGCGGGATTACGAATCAGGTAATCGGTGAGTACAAAACAGATTTTAATCCAGCGGTTAAAGGCCGGGTCCATAATATTAAATTGTCATCAAACGCGATTAATAACATTGTACTTGGTCCTGGAGACCGCTTTTACTACAATTTAATCGTTGGCGAAAGAACGGAAGCAAGAGGCTTTCAAAAAGCTCTTGAAATCGTAAATAAAGAGTTTGTAGAAGGGGTTGGAGGAGGAATCTGCCAGACATCCTCGACACTTTATAACGCAGTAGAAAATGCAGGACTCGAAATTATTGAGCTGCATCACCATTCCAAACAGGTTGGATATGTACCGAAAGACAAGGATGCGACGGTTTCGTGGGGCGGACCGGATTTCAAATTTGAAAACAGCAAGGATTTTCCTGTCTTGATTCGTTCGACAGTTGATGAAGTAAATGGGGCCATGACCATTCAAATATTAAGTGCAGTAAAGATGGTAAAAAGCTAA